One Setaria viridis chromosome 5, Setaria_viridis_v4.0, whole genome shotgun sequence genomic region harbors:
- the LOC117858624 gene encoding sedoheptulose-1,7-bisphosphatase, chloroplastic yields METVAAASYAGRATSATRSPTCCAAMSFSQSYRPKASRPPTTFYGESVRVSTARPLSARQSKAASRAALNTRCEIGDSLEEFLTKATPDKNLIRLLTCMGEAMRTIAFKVRTASCGGTACVNSFGDEQLAVDMLANKLLFDALEYSHVCKYACSEEVPELQDMGGPVEGGFSVAFDPLDGSSIVDTNFTVGTIFGVWPGDKLTGVTGGDQVAAAMGIYGPRTTYVIALKDCPGTHEFLLLDEGKWQHVKDTTSIGEGKMFSPGNLRATFDNPDYDKLINYYVKEKYTLRYTGGMVPDVNQIIVKEKGIFTNVTSPSAKAKLRLLFEVAPLGFLMEKAGGHSSDGKQSVLDKVINELDERTQVAYGSKNEIIRFEETLYGSSRLTAGATVGAAA; encoded by the exons ATGGAGACCGTCGCGGCGGCGAGCTACGCCGGCAGGGCCACCAGCGCCACCCGCTCCCCGACATGCTGCGCGGCCATGTCCTTCTCGCAGTCTTACAGGCCTAAG GCGTCCAGGCCGCCGACCACGTTCTACGGCGAGTCGGTGCGGGTGAGCACGGCACGGCCGCTCTCGGCGAGGCAGTCCAAGGCGGCGAGCCGCGCGGCGCTCAACACCCGGTGCGAGATCGGGGACAGTCTG GAGGAGTTCCTGACCAAGGCGACGCCGGACAAGAACCTCATCAGGCTGCTCACTTGCATGGGGGAAGCCATGAGGACGATCGCCTTCAAGGTCCGGACGGCGTCCTGCGGCGGCACGGCCTGCGTCAACTCCTTCGGCGACGAGCAGCTCGCCGTCGACATGCTCGCCAACAAGCTCCTCTTCGAT GCTTTGGAGTACTCCCATGTGTGCAAGTATGCCTGCTCTGAGGAGGTCCCCGAGCTGCAAGACATGGGTGGCCCAGTCGAAG GTGGTTTCAGCGTTGCGTTCGATCCCCTTGACGGTTCCAGCATTGTCGACACGAACTTCACCGTCGGAACCATCTTCGGCGTCTGGCCCGGCGACAAGCTGACTGGAGTCACCGGCGGCGACCAGGTCGCCGCTGCGATGGGCATCTACGGCCCTCGCACGACCTACGTTATCGCCCTCAAGGACTGCCCTGGGACACACGagttcctcctcctcgacgaaG GCAAATGGCAGCATGTCAAGGACACCACGTCCATTGGGGAGGGGAAGATGTTCTCTCCTGGTAATTTGAGAGCAACGTTTGACAACCCTGACTACGACAAG CTCATCAACTACTACGTCAAGGAGAAGTACACATTGCGTTACACCGGAGGAATGGTTCCTGATGTCAACCAG ATCATAGTGAAGGAGAAGGGCATCTTCACCAACGTGACGTCCCCGTCCGCCAAGGCCAAGCTGCGGCTCCTCTTCGAGGTGGCGCCGCTCGGCTTCTTGATGGAGAAGGCCGGCGGGCACAGCAGCGACGGCAAGCAGTCGGTGCTGGACAAGGTGATCAACGAGCTCGACGAGCGCACCCAGGTGGCCTACGGCTCCAAGAACGAGATCATCCGGTTCGAGGAGACCCTCTACGGCTCGTCCAGGctcaccgccggcgccaccgtcggcgccgccgcataA
- the LOC117857572 gene encoding uncharacterized protein translates to MQRLQNVSSVRAGAAFFSLVRLRLLCTTTTTASPPAGFVAESYLVANCGLTPSQAVKASKLLSHLETPHQPDAVRAFLAGLSLSKADVAAAIARRPRVLCFSVESTLAPRVSQLRGIGLSTPEIARLVPLVPYVFASPVRDAQLLRRSVEKIEPQAALLRECGLGARDIAQVASIAPRLFSGSEERLKAVIARAEELGVPRGTPMFRHALVVAYSIGRQNATAKMELLRSLGWSSSQVAMAVAKMPSILASSEDRLRRAVDFLTKEAGMEVEAVARGPSLLKFSIERRLVPRLKVLKLFKEKGLPLGGRSFYGVACMSRENFFNTFVLPHAKILPRGLIGAFATARAGKAAAGPAR, encoded by the exons ATGCAACGGCTCCAGAATGTCTCTTccgtccgcgccggcgccgccttcttctccctcgtccgcctccgcctcctctgtaccaccaccaccaccgcatcACCACCGGCCGGCTTCGTCGCAGAGAGCTACCTCGTCGCCAACTGCGGCCTCACACCATCGCAGGCCGTCAAGGCCTCGAAGCTCCTCTCCCACCTCGAGACCCCCCATCAGCCCGACGCCGTGCGCGCCTTCCTCGCCGGCCTCAGCCTCTCCAAGGCCGATGTCGCCGCTGCCATCGCCCGGAGGCCGCGGGTCCTCTGCTTCAGCGTGGAGTCTACCCTCGCCCCCCGCGTCTCCCAGCTCCGCGGCATCGGCCTCTCCACTCCCGAGATCGCCCGCCTCGTGCCGCTCGTCCCTTACGTGTTCGCCAGCCCGGT GAGGGACGCCCAACTCCTCCGCCGGAGCGTCGAGAAGATCGAGCCACAAGCCGCGTTGCTGCGCGAGTGCGGCCTAGGTGCTCGTGATATTGCCCAAGTGGCCTCCATCGCCCCGCGGCTGTTCTCCGGGTCCGAGGAGCGTCTCAAGGCAGTCATAGCGCGCGCCGAGGAGCTCGGCGTGCCCCGGGGCACACCCATGTTCCGCCACGCCCTCGTCGTGGCCTACTCTATCGGGCGGCAGAACGCCACCGCCAAGATGGAGCTGCTCAGGTCCCTCGGCTGGTCCAGCAGTCAGGTGGCGATGGCGGTGGCCAAGATGCCGTCCATATTGGCGAGTTCCGAGGACCGGCTGCGACGTGCGGTAGATTTCCTGACCAAAGAGGCCGGCATGGAGGTCGAGGCTGTTGCGCGAGGGCCATCGTTGCTCAAGTTCAGCATCGAGCGGAGGCTGGTGCCCCGGCTCAAGGTGCTGAAGCTTTTCAAGGAGAAGGGGTTGCCGTTGGGCGGTCGATCCTTCTACGGCGTGGCCTGTATGAGCCGTGAGAATTTTTTCAACACCTTTGTGCTTCCTCACGCGAAGATCCTCCCACGCGGCCTCATTGGTGCTTTTGCTACTGCCCGGGCTGGGAAAGCGGCGGCCGGACCTGCACGGTGA
- the LOC117857570 gene encoding probable anion transporter 3, chloroplastic: MTPPGQLLPLTRPPPPPPAPPVLSSRRSQCPPPAHAHARGSPPPLWRAHRLNDRFLHPPRQFRAPARPPRAPTPPGVSASGGGEAQAAAVAEFVTSERVKVAAMLGLALALCNADRVVMSVAIVPLSQAYGWTPSFAGVVQSSFLWGYLMSPIIGGALVDYYGGKRVMAYGVALWSLATFLSPWAAGRSIWLFLFTRVLLGIAEGVALPSMNNMVLRWFPNTERSSAVGIAMAGFQLGNTIGLLLSPIIMSRTGIFGPFVIFGLFGFLWVLVWIPAISGTPGEHAQISAYELEYITKGQKLVKPPIGSAKTKKVPPFSKLLSKWPTWALISANAMHSWGYFVILSWMPVYFKTIYHVNLREAAWFSALPWVMMAVLGYVAGLVSDMLIRNGTNITLTRKIMQSIGFLGPGIALLGLNAAKSPIIASAWLTIAVGLKSFGHSGFLVNLQEIAPQYAGVLHGMSNTAGTFAAILGTVGAGFFVDRMGSFRGFLILTSLLYFSSALFWDIFATGERVDFDGTG; this comes from the exons ATGACGCCTCCCGGCCAACTGCTCCCCTTgacccgcccgcctccgccgcctcccgctccTCCCGTCCTCTCCAGCCGCCGCAGCCAGTGCCCGCCTCCCGCCCACGCGCACGCCCGAGGCTCGCCTCCGCCTCTATGGCGGGCCCACCGTCTCAACGACCGCTTCCTGCATCCTCCTCGGCAGTTCCGGGCTCCGGCCAGGCCCCCTCGCGCTCCAACACCTCCGGGGGTTTCGGCCTCCGGAGGAGGCGaggctcaggcggcggcggtggcggagttCGTGACGTCTGAGAGGGTGAAGGTGGCGGCGATGCTGGGGCTGGCCCTCGCGCTCTGCAACGCCGACCGCGTCGTCATGTCCGTCGCCATCGTGCCGCTCTCCCAGGCGTACGGTTGGACACCTTCATTCGCCGGCGTCGTGCAG TCATCCTTTCTTTGGGGATACCTGATGTCGCCTATAATTGGTGGAGCACTTGTTGACTACTATGGTGGAAAGCGAGTCATGGCTTATGGTGTAGCATTATGGTCCTTGGCTACATTCCTATCTCCTTGGGCTGCTGGTCGCTCTATCTGGTTGTTTCTCTTTACCAGAGTTTTGCTGGGTATTGCAGAAGGAGTGGCACTCCCAAGCATGAACAACATGGTGTTGAG GTGGTTTCCTAACACAGAGAGATCTAGTGCTGTGGGTATTGCAATGGCTGGCTTTCAGCTTGGCAATACCATTGGGTTACTTCTTTCCCCAATTATCATGTCACGAACTGGAATATTTGGACCCTTTGTGATATTTGGATTATTTGGATTTCTGTGGGTGTTGGTGTGGATACCAGCTATATCTGGCACACCTGGTGAACATGCACAGATATCAGCATATGAACTGGAGTATATAACCAAAGGTCAGAAATTGGTCAAACCTCCAATCGGGAGTGCAAAAACAAAGAAGGTTCCCCCTTTCAGCAAACTACTTTCCAAATGGCCAACATGGGCTTTGATCAGTGCAAATGCCATGCATAGCTGG ggTTATTTTGTCATCCTTTCATGGATGCCAGTCTATTTTAAAACA ATATATCATGTCAATCTGAGAGAAGCTGCATGGTTCAGTGCACTCCCCTGGGTGATGATGGCAGTTTTAGGTTATGTGGCTGGTCTTGTCTCGGACATGCTTATTAGAAATGGTACAAACATTACTTTAACACGGAAGATAATGCAG TCAATTGGCTTTCTAGGACCTGGTATTGCTTTGCTTGGTCTGAATGCAGCAAAGAGTCCGATTATTGCTTCAGCATGGCTTACAATTGCTGTTGGTCTGAAATCCTTTGGCCACTCAGGTTTCTTAGTAAATTTACAG GAGATTGCCCCACAATATGCTGGAGTCCTACATG GAATGTCAAATACAGCTGGGACATTTGCTGCCATTTTAGGAACTGTTGGAGCAGGGTTTTTTGTTGATCGGATGGGTTCTTTCCGTGGGTTTTTGATACTGACGTCGCTTCTGTACTTCAGTAGTGCTCTTTTCTGGGATATATTTGCTACTGGAGAGCGTGTTGACTTTGATGGCACTGGCTAG
- the LOC117856544 gene encoding small ubiquitin-related modifier 1-like: MPPPSPPENVRPGVEKVRGTATAAQVKTEAGEDDGGLINVKRNVKLRRLMDMYCGKHSLDPKAVLFLDAEGRHIRPAQTPDDVGLKDGDEIDILLKQDGGGGAPLHATCEPDSCVKAAVGFRV, translated from the exons ATGCCGCCACCGTCACCGCCGGAGAATGTACGGCCCGGGGTTGAGAAGGTGAGgggcacggccacggcggcgcaggTGAAGACCGAGGCTGGCGAAGACGACGGCGGCCTCATCAACGTCAAG CGCAACGTGAAGCTGCGGCGGCTCATGGACATGTACTGCGGCAAGCACTCGCTCGACCCCAAGGCCGTCCTTTTCCTGGATGCCGAGGGCCGCCACATCCGTCCAGCTCAAACGCCGGACGACGTCGGGCTCAAAGACGGCGACGAAATCGACATACTGCTCAaacaggacggcggcggcggggcgccgctGCACGCGACGTGCGAGCCGGACTCCTGCGTGAAAGCCGCGGTGGGTTTCCGGGTTTGA
- the LOC117854638 gene encoding protein OCTOPUS, which produces MTTLQMDPPAPPARRSVSTSCDLHPGETFTGFCAACLRERLQGLEASAAAASAPGRKSTSAIRSLFARPFGAGGSSASGPAEPPDLRRCKSFSCGRGGDALAAAAAAAAARADEPQRHSCDVRGRSTLWALFHQDDRDRVRDGTAFGAFPASSSAAAAALAADVQPPPQAPCIPDDFLDEVIPVVMETDEIIPVVDEEPFVAMDISGEVEAEGNVAREGKAIKDHIDLESSQTKKASPKDLKEIAGSFWVAASVFSKKWQKWRRKQKLKKEAAVSKAAAAAMPPPEKPSKPSFLRRRRLRGEAGSELAGGRRSCDTDPRFSLDAARMSVDDAGFSWDEPRASWDGYLFGAGAGIGLGRAPPPLSRLPPILSVLEDTPTDIVERSDGQIPVEDDFDPEPPGGSLQTRDYYLDSSSRRRRSLERSSSVRRPSFEVPDPRAVAAAVNGKESPIGGSEFYHFQHAEDLLDRGFSSNSLIEDISASLEAALSGPAKKPRRWRKAWSLWGLIHRRAAGRRSGGPSDIADRSFSEPWPDLRVRGANPKMQRCNSNLSARSSFSSNSGGLGSSRRSYVDASGNVRRREEPHAQAPPLERNRSARYSPGRAAAENGMLRFYLTPMRSGSARARGGGLPSKAGPGRPLATQSFARSVLRLY; this is translated from the coding sequence ATGACGACGCTGCAGATggacccgccggcgccgcccgcgcggcgGTCGGTGTCCACGAGCTGCGACCTGCACCCGGGCGAGACGTTCACCGGCTTCTGCGCCGCGTGCCTGCGCGAGCGCCTCCAGGGGCTCGaggcgtccgccgccgcggcctcggcgccggGGCGCAAGTCCACCTCGGCCATCCGGTCCCTCTTCGCCAGGCCGTTCGGCGCCGGCGGTTCGTCCGCGTCCGGCCCGGCCGAGCCGCCGGACCTCCGGCGGTGCAAGTCGTTCTcgtgcggccgcggcggggacgcgctcgccgccgccgccgctgctgcggcAGCCAGGGCGGACGAGCCGCAGCGGCACTCGTGCGACGTGCGCGGGCGCAGCACCCTGTGGGCGCTGTTCCACCAGGACGACCGTGACCGCGTCCGCGACGGCACGGCGTTCGGCGCGTTCCCGGCCTCGTCCTCGGCCGCAGCGGCTGCGCTCGCCGCCGATGTCCAGCCTCCACCGCAGGCACCATGCATCCCTGATGATTTCTTGGACGAGGTCATTCCCGTGGTCATGGAGACCGACGAGATAATACCGGTGGTTGACGAGGAGCCCTTTGTGGCTATGGACATTtccggcgaggtggaggccgaAGGCAATGTGGCCAGGGAAGGCAAGGCCATTAAGGATCACATTGATCTCGAGTCGTCACAGACCAAGAAGGCGTCGCCCAAAGACCTGAAAGAGATCGCCGGGAGCTTCTGGGTCGCCGCCTCTGTGTTCAGCAAGAAGTGGCAGAAGTGGCGGCGCAAGCAGAAGCTCAAGAAGGAGGCTGCCGTGAGCAAGGCCGCGGCCGCAGCAATGCCTCCTCCTGAGAAGCCTTCCAAGCCGTCTTtccttcgccggcgccgcctccgcggggAGGCAGGCTCCGAGCTCGCCGGTGGCCGGCGCTCGTGCGACACGGACCCGCGTTTCTCCCTCGACGCGGCGCGCATGTCCGTGGACGACGCCGGCTTCTCGTGGGACGAGCCCCGCGCGTCCTGGGACGGGTACCTGtttggcgccggcgccggcattgGCCTCGGGCGCGCACCACCGCCGCTCTCCCGCCTCCCTCCCATCCTCTCCGTCCTGGAGGACACGCCGACTGACATCGTCGAGCGCTCCGATGGCCAAATCCCCGTGGAAGACGACTTCGACCCCGAGCCGCCAGGTGGCTCCTTGCAGACAAGAGACTACTACCTCGACTCCTCCAGCCGACGGCGCCGGAGCCTGGAGCGTTCAAGCTCAGTGCGAAGGCCGTCCTTCGAGGTCCCCGACCCAAGAGCAGTGGCCGCAGCTGTCAATGGCAAGGAGTCCCCCATTGGCGGCTCAGAATTCTACCACTTCCAGCACGCCGAGGACCTGCTTGACCGCGGCTTCAGCTCCAACTCCCTCATCGAGGACATCTCCGCGAGCCTGGAGGCGGCGCTGTCCGGCCCCGCCAAGAAACCGCGCCGGTGGCGCAAGGCGTGGAGCCTCTGGGGCCTCAtccaccgtcgcgccgccggGCGCAGGAGCGGCGGGCCATCCGACATCGCcgaccgctccttctccgagcCGTGGCCCGACCTGCGCGTGCGCGGCGCCAACCCCAAGATGCAGCGGTGCAACAGCAATCTGAGCGCGCGCAGCTCGTTCAGCAGCAACAGCGGCGGGCTCGGCAGCTCCAGGCGCAGCTACGTGGACGCCAGCGGCAACGTCCGGCGGAGGGAGGAGCCGCACGcgcaggcgccgccgctggagcggAACCGGAGCGCGCGCTACTCGcccgggcgcgccgccgcggagaaCGGCATGCTGAGGTTCTACCTGACCCCGATGCGGAGCGGCAGCGCGAGGGCGCGCGGTGGCGGCCTGCCGAGCAAGGCCGGGCCCGGGCGGCCGCTGGCCACGCAGTCGTTCGCGCGCAGCGTGCTGCGCCTGTACTAG
- the LOC117857571 gene encoding calmodulin-binding receptor-like cytoplasmic kinase 2 translates to MLAARNRASPTGHGGFSGFNSEFHQSDPGFSWTSTYTPRSRVVNKKVRSSRSIRGKVAALAGSCTKCFAPPRSEIKEAHENTPIDGQDVTISPISRISSTSSTSNNISRQRGSSSQTKSWQEQFSFQEICIATSNFSEQNRIGLGNFGTVYKAKLRDGSIIAVKRATKTHGGHISVEFRSEIQMLSKVEHLNLVKFLGYVEYEDERLILVEYVNNGTLRQHLDGSQGEPLEFAQRLNIAIDIVHAIAYLHGYTDHPIIHRDIKSSNILLTEHLRAKVADFGFARLAPENPEATHVSTLVKGTAGYVDPEYLHTNQLTDRSDVYSFGVLLVELITGRRPIERGRGRRRHQRLTTEWALRKCREGDVVVVMDPRMRRSSAVVAAVEKVMALAAECTAPERAARPAMRRCAEVLWSVRRDLQQEQQRAAAAAASAAARRHDDSTYAPPSVTSSRQERFGNLR, encoded by the exons ATGCTGGCAGCTCGCAACCGGGCATCCCCCACCGGCCATGGAGGTTTCTCTGGCTTCAACAGTGAGTTTCATCAGTCAGATCCAGGGTTCTCTTGGACTTCCACCTATACACCTCGTTCCCGTGTGGTCAACAAGAAGGTCAGGAGCTCAAGATCGATCAGGGGAAAAGTTGCTGCACTTGCAGGGTCATGCACAAAATGCTTCGCTCCTCCTCGATCTGAAATCAAGGAAGCCCATGAGAACACACCAATCGATGGCCAGGATGTGACTATTAGTCCCA TCTCCAGAATTTCATCGACAAGTAGCACGAGCAATAATATATCCAGACAGAGAGGTAGTAGCAGCCAAACAAAGTCATGGCAAGAACAGTTCTCATTTCAGGAAATTTGCATCGCAACTTCAAACTTTAGTGAACAAAACAGAATTGGGTTAGGTAATTTTGGCACTGTGTATAAGGCAAAGCTCAGGGATGGATCCATCATAGCTGTAAAGCGGGCTACTAAG ACGCATGGCGGGCATATATCTGTAGAGTTTAGAAGTGAAATCCAGATGTTGTCAAAGGTCGAGCATTTGAACTTGGTGAAGTTTCTTGGGTACGTGGAATACGAGGATGAACGCCTAATTCTGGTTGAGTATGTCAATAATGGAACACTCCGTCAACACTTGGATG GATCACAAGGTGAACCATTGGAATTTGCACAGCGTCTCAACATTGCTATTGACATAGTTCATGCCATTGCCTACTTACATGGTTATACAG ATCACCCAATCATCCACCGTGACATCAAGTCATCCAACATTCTCCTAACAGAGCACCTGCGAGCAAAGGTTGCCGATTTTGGCTTCGCACGCCTAGCCCCCGAAAACCCTGAAGCGACCCACGTCTCAACGCTAGTGAAGGGGACGGCCGGATACGTGGATCCTGAGTACCTGCACACGAACCAGCTCACCGATCGCAGCGACGTTTACTCCTTCGGCGTCCTCCTTGTCGAGCTCATCACCGGCCGACGCCCTATcgagcgcgggcgcggccgcagGCGCCACCAACGCCTCACCACCGAATGG GCGCTGCGCAAGTGCAGGGAGGGCGACGTAGTGGTGGTGATGGACCCCCGGATGCGGCGGAGcagcgcggtggtggcggcggtggagaaggTGATGGCCCTGGCGGCGGAGTGCACGGCTCcggagcgcgcggcgcggccggcaaTGCGGCGGTGCGCCGAGGTGCTCTGGTCCGTGAGACGCGACttgcagcaggagcagcagcgcgcggcggccgcggccgcgagcGCAGCAGCGAGGCGGCACGATGACTCGACGTACGCACCGCCGTCGGTTACAAGTTCGAGGCAGGAGAGGTTCGGGAACTTAAGATGA
- the LOC117856543 gene encoding small ubiquitin-related modifier 1, whose translation MPPPSSPANAEPVVAEEARGTGTTPTVKAEPGGDGALILIKVQSQTAEDVFFRVKRNVKLRRLIDMYCGKHSLHPKAVKFVGPDGRYIRAEQTPEKVGLEDGDEISVVLDQEGGGGAPVHASQICA comes from the coding sequence atgccgccaccgtcgtcgccggcgaatgCGGAGCCCGTGGTTGCGGAGGAGGCGAGGGGCACCGGTACGACGCCGACCGTGAAGGCCGAGCCGGGCGGTGACGGCGCCCTCATCTTGATCAAGGTGCAGAGCCAGACCGCGGAGGACGTGTTCTTCCGCGTCAAGCGGAACGTGAAGCTGCGGCGGCTCATCGACATGTACTGCGGCAAGCACTCGCTCCACCCCAAGGCCGTCAAGTTCGTAGGTCCCGACGGCCGCTACATACGGGCCGAGCAGACGCCGGAAAAGGTCGGGCtcgaggacggcgacgagatCAGCGTGGTGCTCGaccaggaaggcggcggcggggcgccggtGCACGCGAGCCAGATTTGTGCGTGA